In the Tamandua tetradactyla isolate mTamTet1 chromosome 8, mTamTet1.pri, whole genome shotgun sequence genome, GGGAGACAAAGAAATATCTTTGCCAGTTAGCTCCATACTTCAAACATATGGACCTTAACATGTGCTAAACATCACAAATATGATGTACAAACACCATACCTAACCTTCTGTTGGGTTAGAACTACTGGGTGGTCTAACCCAACAGAACACCCAGTAGGTTGTCTCTATGGAAGGAGGGAATTGCACCAACCAGATGCATCACCAGTAGGACGAGGCCACAGGTTGTACATTTCTTTGTTTTAGCCTCCAAAACATGACAGCTGTCACTAGAAAGTTTCTTCTTTGTGATAAATCAGAATCTAGTTTTCTCCATCAGTTTCACAGAATTTTCAGCTTGTCCTTTACTAGTTTCACCTGAGTAAACTAAAAGCACCCAATTATGTAAAATGTAGACACTGACAGAATACTTCAAAACATTATCATGACAAATGATCTGTAGACAATTTATACTTcggaaaatgcttttttatacTTCAGTGACACAAGCAAATTCTTTTTACACTTCAGAGATGTTGAGGATTACATGAGAACATACGTAATACACAACACCTAGAACATAGTATTGCCCCAAATATAATGACCACTGTTATTTTCTATATACAATACATATTTCCTTATTTGCCAAGAAAAGTCATCCTGAAAACCTTACTATgtataccaatattcatagtaTTTGACTCACAATACCCATaaggtggaaacaacttaagTGCCTACCAACAGATGAATGCTCAAACAAAacgtggtacatacatacaatggaatattattcagctgtaaaagaaataaagttctggTACCTGCTACATACAACACAGAGGGAATCTTGAAGACTTCACgtgtgaaatgagccagacacaatgAACAATTATAACTCCACTAATATGCAATATCTATtaacaggcaaattcatagacaaagttgattagaggttaccaggggagcAGGGAGGTGCAATGGGGAGTTACAATAAAAATAACCCATTTCTGATCCTATAACACTGAACTACAGATCAGTTAATCAAGATGCTGCCCTGCGAGCAATCAGACTTTACTGTCACCAGATTAACTACCCATTATTTCTCTGGTTAGTTCTGCAAATCGAGGGTTTTTGAGAAAGCACAGAAACATCTTAGCCAGGTGGTCCTAAGCACCAATGCTCCCATGGGCCAAAATGACTCTCAGTCTGAACAACGGACATACAGTCAAATCAGGCcatatgcctttttaaaaagttttattaaagGTCTTTATAAAGCAATATCCAGGATCCAGATCCAGCTGCCAAGGAAAGTCTGAAACCAAATAAAGCACAACACTGTAAGAAAGGGCAACTTCACCTAAACATCAGGTTCCTTCACTTATCAAATGGGTATACATTCCCAGTTAGAGCTTTTTTCATTAAGATTAATAAAACCCACACAAAACacctaaataaaacaaaaaaccccaagtGTTGGACAAGTGTCTTTTAAGGTAGCTGAAGGATGGAGTAACTAAACAGTAGCAAAGAGAAATGTGTCCTTGAAAAACTGGGGCAAATAAGGGATGACAATAAAGGAAAATACCATTTCAAAAAACTAGTAggaccagggcaggccacggtggctcagcaggtaggaatgtttgcctgtgatgccagaggacctgggttcgattcccggtgcctgcccatgttaaaaaaaaaaaaaaaagtaggaccAAAGTCAACGCCACTTCCAACAGAATCCTGGGTTAAATGAGCCCCTGGCTCCATCCTGTGGTTCTCTCCCAAGTAATGTATTTCTAGTTCAATTAATATTCACCAAGTGCTTACCATAGCGTGGGATACCAAAAATTAAGAACAGGGAAATCAAGGAATAGGACCTCATTCTGACTCGGCAGACATACCTGTTATGCAGTAGGGACTGGCTGGGGCATGGCAGGCGGCTCTGGCTTCCCACCCTTCTGCTCTGAGATGGGAGTGGTGGGCAGGATTTCATCTTTGGGCTCCACGATGCTCACATGGTCAGGCAGGGGCTTCTTAGGACCAATCTTACCACTGGGGTCCCAGGGCAGCATGATCTTCACTTTGATGCCCAGCACACCTAGAGGATCCCAGAGTTAGGACCTAGCAGTGGTTTCAACAGCCACCCTCCACATAACCAGACAGAAAGAACAGAAGTTTACACAAGTAGCTTTAAGTCCAGTCCCTTCTCAGACAAATGCCTCTATGTCAATCAGTGAACAGGACACGTTTGCAAACGGAACCCATGCGCAGCACCGCAGAACGTGGCACTGACAAGGACCAAGAGCAAAAGTGACCTTTCTGACTCGTCATCGTGTCATCACTGAAGGGTAAGCTAACTCTCAGACTGACTGAACCCAGCAATTCCTACCCAAGGAATATAAACTACTCCCAAAACAAATTCCCCAAAGAGTGAGATGTGCACAGAACACATATCTATCTGCTAATACCCTCTGCCCCAAGCAACCCCAGGTGCTCACCCTGTCTGAGCAGCACATGGCGCACGGCGGTATCAACATAGTAGTTAACAGGATCCCCACTGTGGATCATTAGGCCATCCACAAACTTCATGGATTTAGCCCTCTGTCCTCGGAGTTTCCCAGATACCACGACCTCGCAGCCCTTGGCCCCACTCTCCATGATGAAACGCAGCACACCATAGCAGGCCCTTTGGAAGAGAGAACAATGTATATTATCAACAGATCAAATTTATCAACCCCATGCCCTACCAAGAAAAAACAAAGACTCATTCATCTGCATTGCCTTTTTCAATGTTCCTGTAATGGAAAGTAAATTTTACCAGACTACCTCAAGAAAGCAATTCTAATTCTCTTCCACTCCCATCACAATTGATCTTGGGCAAATTCCTTAGGAAACCAAGCTCCTTCTATCCAATCCAAGTGCTCTCCAATTGTGGCCACATGAGAATCAcccaaggttaaaaaaaaagtcctgataCCTGGGCCCTTCCTCCAGGCCATTTAAACGGGCCATCCAGGGGCGAGTAAAATCCACACAGTTACTTTTAAAatgctcccaggtgattctaatgtgtgcTCCACTACACTCCTTTAACCTACTGATGATCAAGTTGACACCTCCCTTCCATCCTGAAGCAAGCCCTTCTAATCCAGTCCATCTCTGCCAACTCAGCACCCGTAAGAACCTAAAAGTACCCCAATCACATAAATCCTTTTATGGTTTCCAGTGAAATACCTCCCTAGGCTCCAGATTTTGTTCACTAGGAAACCTAAAGACACAACTTAGGGTCCTGATAAGTATTTGGGTGCTAGATTTCTAAGTCTTTAAAACTGAGACTAAGCCTTAAATATGAcccctcaatttatttatttgtttacacaCCAGGGGATACTGACTGGAGAGCTAGCTGCCCCcttcaatagagaaaataaaggtAGTTCAAGACCTACTGCCACACTCCACTTCTTTCACATCATTTCACTGAAccctatttacatttaaagataAGGGATTCGAGGGCCAGATGTTCCATAACTTGCCCAGGTCTCAGAACTTCAAAGTCAACCTTCAGAATGTGCTGGGCCATACTTGCAGTTTCTGATTCAAGGGCTCTGAGATGGCAACAGAGATCTTTATTCCTAACTAGCTCCCAGGTGATCACAGTACTGCTGACCCAGAGACCAAACTTTTTAGGATCAGTTTTTAAGGAGTGGAACTGACATTCAAACCAGACCGTCTTCTACGTGTTCTTGCCTAGTCTTACTATCCATCCCTACCAGGTCAATTTTCTTCAAGGGGACCTCTCAGAGGTTTCCTCTGCAGTGAAACCTTCCAGGGCTCTGTATTACATAATGAATAACATTCCAAACATCCAGGCATGGCATTCAAATCACATCACTAACAGTCAAACTACTCAAAGTACTTCCTCCTGAAACCTTACTGAGGCCCAGCTAAAGTCAACTCACCTCATGCCCTTTACACATCACTCCTCCCCACACATTACCAACAATGGATAACGTACTACCTCATCACATACACTTCAGAGGTAAGATACTAAATTTTAAGCTCTTTCACATCAAGACTGTTTTATCTCTTTATAAACCCCACAAAACTTAGCATATAAATGGATCTGAATGACTTCTAGCCTTTTCTGTATCTTGTGGTATCCCACAAGTGCTAAGGTACCTCTACATACACAGTATACACCCAGTAAAAGGCTTTCACTGCCATAGCCCATGGTGCTCTTTCTACAGACAATCCAGGAAGTCGAACCTCCCTTTCCCCTGGAATTCTATTTCTCTTCTACTCCTAAAGCACCCAGAATACTTCTCTACAATAGCACTGTCACCCTTTATTGTGTTTGCTTTTTTACTAGGCTTTCTTGCCAACCTACTAGTTCAGTGAGGTCATGGGTTGGTATTTTACTGTTATAACTCTCAGAGAAGGGCCTGCCACTTAatatgttgtttatttatttaattaacaaaATTGCAGACAACATACTCTAACCCACACAAAGGTATGACCATTAAAAGTCTCAGGACACTTACCTCCGCACAGCAAGCCCTCCTAGGAGTTTGTAACGCAGAGACTCTGCCTGGGCAATGGCACAGAGACCTCTTGTGGCCACTTTTTCAGCATAAAGCTTCCAGGAAGGAAACAAGACACATACTTACACCTATTACTGTCACCATTATTTTCAGTTAAAAGTTAGTACATTCATACCATCTCCCTTTCTTATCCACAAAAAaaccttatcttttttttcaagCTATATCTCTCCCTTTGTTTAGATCTTTTCATCTCACTTAACAATATTTTCTATACAGATCTTTCATATCTGACATCTATCCCTAAGTAAATGTTCCTTACTAGTACACAATTCAGTTGAATTTCTATATTGTGAATTCTTCAAACTTGTTAAACTCATTTTTTCTGATAGTTTTGTAAAGTTTTTTTATTACAGCAattgtacatttacagaaaaatcatgcagacagCAGAATACTCATACACGCCTCCTTCACATgcaatttcccctattattaatattttgcattagtgtagtgcctttgttacaactaatgaaacaaaattattataatCATACAATTAACCATCACCCATGGTtgacattagggttcactctttgtgttgtacatgTCTAcggttttgtttttcaatttttgtaaCAAGCACCTTTTCTAAATCATGTTACTATGGTTATCATCCAAGTACTAAAGTATTTCTACTCAGGCACACATAACAAGCCAAACCATTCCTCACTACCCTCCCAACTATGGCTCTTTCTACAGCCACACCAAGGTGAAACCGATGGGAGTGGTTGACACCTCAGTTGTATCATCAGTGTACCCAAGATGAAAGCAAAATCTTAACTACCAGAAATAAGTAGGACAGGTCCATGAAATTAAGCCCACAGTTTATTAAGAAAACTTCAGCAAAATAACAATCCATTTGCAATATGGATTGTTAATAGTGTTCAGGGTGACTGTTTTTATAAGTAGCCCActaaaaaatttatttccaaatcCACAGTAATCTGGCATAAATCATGACCACTCACCTCTACACTCCCCTCAGGGAAACCAAACCTCTTCTGAACTACAGCAGTCAACTCCCTGATCCGCCGGCCTTTCTCACCGAGAACATTCTGCGTTctaaagggaagaaaacagatgTAACCCACAATTCATATATCTGACACATCCAAGTTTAAATTTTGGATGACAAGATCTAgagttaaatttaaaatgcagctATTAAAAACACTACCTTCACTAAGGCCAAATTCACTGGTTGTCCCTTTAAGTCCAGATTAAGCATCTCAGTATATACAACAATCACAGTGAATGTTTACCTGGTGGCAAGAATAATGATCTCTGTCCTGGTTGGTGTAACTCGAACCTCAACTCCAGAGTAGCCATCTTCAGCCAGCTCCCGAGTAAGAAACTCATTCAGTTCAGCTTTGAAGATGCCATCAGCAACAAACTAACCAAAGAACAAAAGTCCAAAATTAGGATACTTTTCCCCCACACAATGGGCCCGGTTTTGTCCTTCAGCCAAAACGACCTTCAAAATTCAACACCAACAAATTATCCACCAAGCATTCCATTACATCTATTCCAACAAGAACATAGCAACCCTTCTCAGACAAATGCCTCTAGGTCATCTTTTAGAAGTTACTTTGATCCAAGTACCTTAAAAACTGTGCCACAGAACGCAGCAGAGTAAGTCACCTGGACAAAGATAACACCTCTAGTCAGACTCATCACCATCTCTTCATTGAAGGGTTTTAGACTATCACTTATATTTATACATGCAAAATTTAACAGCACCTCATTCAGCACAGCAGGGTCACTATGCCTATAATTTAGGAAAGGAACAGAGTGGGCTAAAATTATAAGCACTCTCATTTGTAGACATAACTTGGTGTATTAGAAGAAATCTAACCATGTGCTCTTGCTTTACTTAATTAACGTGTATCTTAACAAAGCTAGCAAATTTCAACTCCCAAAAGCATCGTGGATTTAATTTTAACGTCAACGTACGTACACACATAAAGAAAAACTACTTCCAAACCAAGATAACTTTATACAGTTTTCTCCCACAAAAAGACAATAAGTTAAATCCGAGGAAGCACCCTCCCCTGCTCCTCCTCCCTACGTTAGCCTATGATATGCTTGTTTGGGTTCCCAAATGGAGCAATAAAGTGTCAGCAGTCTTTGCGGCCTTTTTAGCGGCAAAGGCCGCACCGAGACCCGACTGATGAGAAGGCGGTAATACAGTGCCACGCTCCTTCCCAAAGCCTTGGAGTAAGAGTAAGTTCTGAGGGAACTAACGCGTTCAAAACACCACATACCACACGTTTATCAATTCTATTCTGTTAACCAAGAAATGCTCACCAGCGCCTCTTCCAGGACAGGAGGGGCACCCGGTGCTCATCTCTGAACGCCTCCCGGCACCGGCAAAAATCTGCCCCATCTCTCCCTTCCCTCGTCCCACTGTGCCCATCCTTGGTCGGGCCCCGTACTCAATCCAACGCCATCCGCGGCCTCTGGGAACGCTATGCATCCGAAGCCGCTCCCTGGGGTAGGGCACGGAGCTCCGGGCCTGGCGATGGCACGTCGAGAAGCCCCTGACCCGCGGGGCACCGCAGTTCCCTGGGTCACAGCCCCAACGCCTCACCTTCCTCTTCTTGGAAATCTGCACCGCCATCTTGCGCCGCGCGCAGCCGAAAGGAAAGGAAGTGGCCCGTGGGCGGAAATGGGTATAAAGGGCACGGCGCTACGACAAAGAACTGCGCGACGTCGACGCCTGCGAGCGCTCatgggaaatgtagtttttacATAATGGAGTCATGGGAACGAGAAGAGTAATGGAAGCCCTTGTGGTCAGAAACTAGAAAGGCAGATCAGTCAGCACTCTGAAACTGCCACGTGAGGCCGGAAAAGGAAATGACAGGTATAAGCTCACACCGTAACAGCGGAGTTTAACAACGCTGGAAGTCTGACACTTTCAGTTGTACACTGTAATGAAAATCTGTTGAAAGCTCTCGGTGAAATTCATTTAGGCGCCTTCCGCTCCTTCAGTCTGTGTCCTTTTTTTCCGTTCTAAATTATAATaattgctaatatttattaaatatcctAGACACGATTCTATAccctttacatatattaacattTACAACTACCTCACTTTGGGAAGACCTTTTGTTATCTGTAATAGAGCCCACAAACTGGTGGCTCCTGGAACCAATTTTGCCCCACCTTTTtggtacttaaaatttttttaacctcTACATTTTATTGTGAAGAATTTCAAGCATACATTAAAGTTAAAAGAGTTGATCTCTCTGTGCCTTCACCAatgcgtctttttttttttttttttttttaaagagagagggaggaagggaaggaaagacagagaaggaaggaaggatggaaggaagggaggaagaaagggaaacatctttaaacattttcttgttttattatattttgtttgtttgtttgttttttacatgggctggggccgggaatcgaaccggggtcctccggcatggcaggcaagcactcttgcccgctgagccaccgcggcccgccaccaATGCGTcttttgatgcatttcaaagttGCAGACATCAGTACactttgtaagaatttgagaattttgccacgcgaaggaggactccaagagacgttctttcatgcaacacgcaaggggtttattttccacacatgtgtggggctcgctgaacacgcaggaacagagagccccccGCCTGAGcttgtaaaagttttttaaaaggggtaagatgaggggggtgggagtcgagcatgggtcacaggtgctgttttgcaaaaagcagataagagcagctttacaacaagcacttttaacagtttcacagcgagcattttttgagcatgagtcatgggagtggctattgcagatagccacagttttataacaagtgatttaggcgcaaggagtgggggggggggggggggggggggggaagggcgagaaacagataaccgccctgggaaagtctcggattgtttattttcaacctgatggggcccataattcttttctttataattcttaactcacaccaaatgcatagccatgaatacaaaatgacacaaatgcttttgctggatatttcagaagctaagatatatgtaaatagcgaaattaagcaggaaaaattagctactgttaagctttataaaatccctttttacaacTTCACCTCTAAATAATTCAGCAACAGTTTTGTTATAGATTTGAATAGTTCGCTAGcatttaaaatcatgaaatttctctataaaatagtgtaagtttaaaaaatatatatgtaacactgcaaaggatagactaagcctacttaaaattaggcctaagagtcacccccaagagaacctcttttgttgctcaggtgtggcctctctgtctcagccaacatgacaagcaaactcactgccctcctcatctctacatgggacatgaccccaggggtgtggaccttcctgggaatgcggacagaaatcctagaatgagctgggactcggcatcaaggaattgagaaaaccttcttcaccaaaaggggaaagagctaaatgacacaaaataaagtgtcaatggttgagagattccaaacagagtcaagaggttattctgaaggctattcttatgcattaagtagatatcaccttgttatccaagatgtaatggagaggttggagggaactgcctgaaacgtagagctgtgttccagtagccatgtttcttgaagatgattgtataataatacagctttcgcagtgtgatggtgtgtgctggtttgaaaggaagtgtgccccctaagaaaagccatgttttaatataagtcccatttcacaaggtagaataatctctattcaacaccgtatgtttgaaactgtgattggatcatctccctggttgatgtgatttagttaagaatggttgttaaactggattagaggatgacatgtctccacccatttgagtgggtcttgattagtttctgaagtcctataaaagaggaaacattttggagaatgagagattcagagagagcaacactacaaagcagagagtccaccagccagcgacctttggagatgaagaaggaagacacctcccggggagcttcatgaaataggaagccaggagaaaaagctagcagatgatgccgtgttcgccatgtgcccttccagctgagagagaatccctgactgtgttcgccatgtgccttgtcacttgagagagaaacagcagatgatgccgtgttcgccatgtgcccttccagctgagagagaagccctgactgtgttcaccatgtgccttctcacttgagagagaaaccctgaacttcatcggccttcttgaaccaaggtatctttccctagatgcctttgattggacatttctttagacttgttttaattgggacattttctcggccttagaactgtaaactagcaactcattaaattcccctttttaaaagccattcagtttctggtatattgcattccggcagctagcaaactagaacatggtgtcattgtgaaaaccttgtgtctgatgcttctttaactaccttatggacagacgagtaaagcatatgaattaaaaagaaataaataatgggaacaaatgttaaaataaatttagtatattgaaatgctagtgatcaatgaaagggagtgatcaatgaatttttttctgtttttatttctttttctgaattgatacgaattgttctaagaaatgatcatgatgatgaatatacaaatatgagataaaaagaatgtttttatgttaagtttttcaataaaaatattaaaaatatacatatatgtgtatataattgaAAGATCTAGGCCACATTTCCTCATGGCAGTACTTCCCTTCCCTGTTAGATGGGAGAGGGCTTTCTAGTGTGACACTCATTTGTTGTCTGGCTCCAGTGACCAATTGCGTTTTTAATCCCAGCGCTAAAATAACTCTGATGCAAAGTGACTTGTCTGGTAATCATGGAATTAACAGAATTCTGGGAAACCCAGCAGAGAGACCAGGGATGAGGGGAAGCAGTAGATGAACTTGAGAGGTAGGCTGCAGATTTTATGTATCTTAATGATGGATTGGATGTAGGTGTGAGGTTGAGGAGGGAATTGAGAATGATACCCAGGTTTTTACTTCAGTACTGGATGCTTGGTGATAATGCTCACTGAGATGAGGGACCCAGGAACAGGTTCTTCCTTCATCTGTCATCTTCCTCTGCTCCATGGTCCGTTCATTCAGCAGTGCCAGGCCCATGAAACCTCGATCTTAGTGGATGCACCATCtgacttctctgtgcctttgctCAGGATGTGGCAGTGCAGGATAGCATACAACCTTCCGTGCTAGGGTCAGCATAACGTCACAGTCGCTCACATCACCTGGGTTTCTAGGCCTGCCAGGTGAGCCGCTTCATTCACCTATGGCTCTCATTCTCCCTCAATGCCTACTATAATCTTTATCAGTGCAGAACCCCTGAACTCACCCTCACTCTCAGCAGGCACCCTCCCTCCTAATTTCCTGTCCCCCAAATACACTGTACAGTCAAGAACTGCCTTCCACTCAACCTATAATTGTATATATTCCTGtccatccttccctccttccctcccagctgAGGGAAGagatcattttcttccttccttttcccactTTCCTTCTGTGTTCTGGTTCAAGTTAGTTTTGTTCCTTTGAGATCTTGCTCCAGGAATCATCCCTTCCCTTTCCTGTGATCTTCCTTGATACTGGTTCTTACCCTCCCCCAACCCAATCTTAAAAATGTCACTTCCCCCAGGGTTGTGCCTCTCCTAGTAGCTCCCATGTGTTCTGTAGGTGATACTTGTGACTCCGAGCTGGAACGGTCTGTGTATGTGTTTCTCCCACTAGACTTTAAGCTCTTTGAGGGCCAGGGCCAAGCCTATCTTATCCACCATCATATCTAGAGCCAAGGCCAAGGCCTGGCTCAGGCCCCATGTCAGAAAAAAGTTAGATTGGCAAACAAATCAATGCATGGATTCTACTTGTTAAATCAGTCTCTGGCAGCACCATTTGTATGAATTTGTTTCCAAGTGTCCTATTTTATCTGGGGTGCTCACAAAACCAAATTTTGGAGACTCAAAGCTGAGAATGGGCTCCCTGAGGCAAATGCTCCCCTCTTGAGATTTGGCAGTGGCCTGTCTGCCACCTTTCCTCAGCCATCATGATGATGCCTACCGAGTTGTTGTTCTCTGGTCTTAAGAGAAGGCCTGGGAGAGAAGCCTTTGTCTCTATCACAAGGCCTTTAGTTTCCTCAAAGACTATTGGAAGTAAATAAtcattacattatttaaaaatggcaaaaatagggcgggcaacagtggctcagtggcagagttctcatctgccacacCAGAGATccagttcatttcccagtgcctgcccatgccaagaaaaaaagacaaaaataatagtGGTTGCCATCAAGTGAATTTTAGTTAAGAACTGGGACTGTGAGATGCTGTGATACTTCTTCTTGGAGTATCCAAAATGTAAACAAGGTTATACCTGTGTGGCCCATGAGATCCAGAACTGTCGCTGGAACTGGGAAGAAAGGGCTGGGTGTCTGACAACACGTCTGGCTCTGCGATCACACTCAGGCTGTTCCTTGGCCCTGTGACTGCCACAAAGGTACTCGTCCTGAAATTCCTAAAACTCAATGGGGATTTTGCCTTGGTTAAGGGATTCAGCCCATGTTTTTTGAGAACAGTACATGGAATCTCAGAAAACATGTAAATTACTTGACTCCAAATAGAGGGGCTTGGCAACAAAGGAGAGAGGATTTAAATCACGTGACTGAAGGTGAGTGTGCCTGTCCTCGCAGCGAGAATGGGAAGACAGAGGAGGCTCTTCTGTGCTCCCAGCTAGTCTTGGTCTTAACTCCCCAAGGGTCTGTCATGGGGTGAGCATCTAGGTGAGCTGAGTGTTCAAAGACGCATATTTTTTCTTACAACCCATTTCTTACAATCCATATAGCCAGGAAGACTGGCTATATGGATTCACAGAGGAGGTCCATTGGTCTCCATTAGAGCACCTCCAAAGGGTGCTTAGaaagcacctggcacacagtaagtgctcagttAGCATT is a window encoding:
- the RPS3 gene encoding small ribosomal subunit protein uS3, which produces MAVQISKKRKFVADGIFKAELNEFLTRELAEDGYSGVEVRVTPTRTEIIILATRTQNVLGEKGRRIRELTAVVQKRFGFPEGSVELYAEKVATRGLCAIAQAESLRYKLLGGLAVRRACYGVLRFIMESGAKGCEVVVSGKLRGQRAKSMKFVDGLMIHSGDPVNYYVDTAVRHVLLRQGVLGIKVKIMLPWDPSGKIGPKKPLPDHVSIVEPKDEILPTTPISEQKGGKPEPPAMPQPVPTA